A genomic stretch from Microplitis mediator isolate UGA2020A chromosome 10, iyMicMedi2.1, whole genome shotgun sequence includes:
- the LOC130675268 gene encoding myosin-I heavy chain isoform X1 has protein sequence MVAKHFTQGSSPEVGVPDMTVISDIDESGINRNLQVRYKRDQIYTYTGSILVAVNPYKEVDYYTMEYVNRYHGQKMGALEPHVFALAEAAYRSLEDNECNQSCVISGESGAGKTETTKFILQYLCSVTSNVDTWVEQQILEANTILEAFGNAKTVRNDNSSRFGKFMQVCFDNKWMIKGCIIQDYLLEQSRITFQSPGERNYHVFYQLVEGGTRDKEFAEQYKLVPASCYKYLNQSGCIKIDGISDGKKLDALRLAFNVLQVPSEMCEGIYRVLSAILWLGNLNFEDVDGERCELTTEDLEIVGKVAPLLGLQIEDLTRVVLVRQINVRGNITEIPLKVQEARENRHAMAKALYSRTFAWLINHINNCTNPGQDSSRFLGVLDIFGFENFAVNSFEQLCINYTNEKLHKFFNHYVFAIEQELYRQEEIQYSHITFTDNTLCLELIEKPPRCVLKLLTEQCHMPKGSDLAYLTNLHAEFDTHPCYVKGDDRRKWETEFGVKHYAGCVTYTVEGFVDKNRDVQQDVFFDFMSRSTNEFVQEITVYQDLLGCTVARAAGYSATMSRGTTKGKPTLCDSFRHQLQALVDVLQATTPWYARCIKPNMDKSANHYDEKLVLDQLKYLGMLDIIRIRKEGFPVHMPFHDFVARYRCLVKGRTMLPRDDKEATRCLIKAQGIPETEWQLGKTKVFLRNYVHEPLEDTRNKMVTWNAIVIQKIWRGYTVRKEYRRVREAALKVQHAYRGWKLRIMFIRKRRAAIVIQSHLRGVFAREVATALREMRRVDEEMRKRERMEEERRLMEDKKALEDSQSAQYNGIAGMEAGKAQEEIAALSQMAEQLNSKMATTELQSVDLDNLFSFLSDVQSTKSNQIIEEIGERMDELVEDLDAELESVIQMEMEMIAKSESKMSNLNSPDDKRNGTPSAGKLGQPSLPEPTEPPPPPPPPPLPHTINGDSSSETGEPIYESVLPRDENESTSPIIINGNANPLVNGDSCGSPPPVPASKIIKEPSIGSPPSRPESRNSSNHHSHQNHHHHQLTPQQSHDQLSQVTQVPPISQTQQPVEREQRRKFRVERKLMELEEKKEPVETEVTYHDIVEFAQNYFNSHERSPEGTIMATLTRKSRGKSIEFVPKYEMVTYYKGSSIPNSHIHMYDPDNVNLACSIFRDLCKYLRGEMKLEQEITTIQTIIGHGIEREELRDEILVQCMRQATNNPNAEWSERVWLLLCLAIVAFQPSKLLYKYFVSFLKKNLALEGKLRQYVQWCVDNCKNTKVSCRQYPPSTVEIAAMRRLGTIVCRFFFLDGRTKAIDVHPTDTAADAAAKLAEKLGLRSLEGWAIYQSRPDGEEHVRAHDYLYDVIAAWEMKQCKLNTSQSSFSTLRRGSNQTLGSGDNRFVFKRRLFRNTRELSQDPVEVNMLYAQAVYNVVKCDDFPVSEKVALQLAGLQAQVALGDPKDNDRLDYYSEVDSFLPYRISRARGDDVWVPIIAQAHKQYGAGRSELTAKVLYLSCVMQYPLYGTTMYNVTYRGYWSYGNQLILGINCDGLMLIKPEDKFVLAEYRYQDVESIMLDPSDSFITLSLLRHNPDSSHKCFVFETPQKNEIGSLIVSYCPALAGWITENEAPAKKVKGMTNEDRIRLYHNLVNCRRTLVDSDVLRKPQDTGGGFIRNTLRRLSKHRIEKLRQEHGSNTDHGETYKGFPHVYWAFSRQTIPQSLTKLPDSEEQISLNVFQLILTYAGLGQNGDTVRSVEDEHVNLIQTVMERCMRKESLLGEMYLQLIKQTTDHPDPNSRVNLRHWALLSLACSVILPPQKIIRKYLIAHLKRCASDYVTEEGKYARFAEKCLYKTQGTRRRQWPPSREEIMCTINRRPIYARFHFMDGQYHAVEFHPSATARDVMEIIKAKIGLHESALGYAIYEVLGVTERALVPEEKLADVMSKWERYRTASANQQGQQVPRKHGHHLFLFKKHLFLDQYMNLDDPVEKELLYHQVLHDLRADRYPITEMEAVMFTALQAQVELGDCQDIPNHPDLRTIANHCLPSRIVPNVSIEAVIQHHQSLRGMTPFEAKKSFLNLIQSWPLHKATIFDVMQSFTSNWPRVLWLAVDQQGLHLLEHRSRNALCTYEYSSILSYSPALNCLMIITGTDKKQSKVILTTSQAFQIANLIREYMEVLQIPPEVPKRESTMNQQINQHQPPVMNVTASSGRKSRPASMLHRGAPIIHSQAS, from the exons gaATATGTGAATCGTTATCATGGTCAAAAAATGGGTGCTTTGGAGCCGCATGTATTTGCACTTGCTGAAGCGGCTTATCGTTCACTAGAAGACAACGAGTGCAATCAATCGTGTGTAATATCGGGTGAAAGTGGAGCTGGAAAGACTGaaacaacaaaatttattttacaatatttatgttCTGTAACGAGTAATGTTGATACTTGGGTTGAACAACAAATTCTTGAAGCAAATACTATTTTAGAGGCATTTGGTAATGCTAAAACAGTAAGAAATGACAACAGTTCAAGATTTGGTAAATTTATGCAAGTatgttttgataataaatggaTGATTAAAGGATGTATTATTCAAGATTATTTACTTGAACAGTCACGTATTACATTTCAAAGTCCTGGTGAACGTAACTATCACGTGTTTTATCAGTTAGTTGAGGGTGGAACACGAGACAAAGAATTTGCTGAACAGTACAAGCTTGTACCAGCAAGCtgttacaaatatttaaatcagtCTGGTTGTATTAAGATAGATGGTATATCGGATGGTAAAAAATTAGACGCATTGAGACTAGCATTTAATGTTCTTCAAGTACCAAGTGAAATGTGTGAAGGTATTTACAGGGTACTATCGGCAATACTGTGGCTGggtaatttgaactttgaagATGTTGACGGAGAAAGATGTGAATTAACAACAGAGGATCTTGAAATTGTTGGCAAGGTGGCGCCATTATTAGGCCTACAAATAGAAGATCTTACTCGAGTTGTTTTAGTAAGACAGATCAATGTGCGTGGTAACATCACTGAGATACCACTTAAAGTACAAGAAGCACGAGAAAACAGACATGCAATGGCTAAAGCTCTTTACTCAAGAACTTTTGCTTGGCTAATAAATCACATTAACAATTGCACAAATCCAGGACAAGATAGTTCAAGATTTTTGGGTGTTCTTGATATTtttggatttgaaaattttgctgTTAATAGTTTTGAACAACTTTGTATTAATTATACCAATGAAAaacttcataaattttttaatcactatGTCTTCGCTATTGAACAAGAACTTTATCGTCAAGAAGAAATTCAATATTCTCATATTACGTTTACAGACAATACTTTGTGCTtagaattaattgaaaaaccaCCACGATGtgtacttaaattattaacagaaCAATGTCATATGCCAAAAGGCTCTGATTTAgcttatttaacaaatttacaCGCTGAGTTTGATACTCATCCGTGTTATGTTAAAGGCGATGATCGTCGTAAATGGGAAACAGAATTTGGTGTTAAACATTACGCTGGCTGTGTTACTTATACAGTTGAAGGTTTCGTTGATAAAAATCGAGATGTACAGCAGGatgtattttttgattttatgtCACGAAGTACAAATGAATTCGTGCAGGAAATAACGGTGTATCAAGACTTGTTGGGTTGTACGGTTGCTCGAGCTGCCGGATATTCAGCTACAATGTCACGTGGTACAACTAAAGGAAAACCAACACTTTGTGATTCTTTTCGACATCAATTACAAGCTCTTGTTGATGTATTACAAGCTACAACTCCTTGGTATGCCAGGTGTATTAAACCAAATATGGACAAAAGTGCAAATCATTATGACGAAAAATTGGTACTTGATCAGTTAAAATATTTGGGTATGCTGGATATTATTAGAATACGTAAAGAAGGTTTTCCTGTACACATGCCTTTTCATGATTTTGTTGCGAGATATCGGTGTCTTGTGAAAGGACGTACAATGTTGCCAAGAGATGACAAAGAAGCCACAAGGTGTTTGATAAAGGCTCAAGGAATACCCGAAACTGAATGGCAACTTGGTAAaactaaagtttttttgagaaattatGTGCACGAACCACTAGAAGATACTCGTAATAAAATGGTGACATGGAATGCTAttgttatacaaaaaatttggCGAGGTTACACTGTACGGAaag aGTATCGACGTGTAAGAGAAGCAGCACTGAAAGTCCAACATGCTTATCGTGGATGGAAACTCCGGATAATGTTTATAAGAAAGCGAAGAGCAGCAATTGTAATTCAATCTCATTTACGAGGAGTATTTGCACGAGAAGTAGCAACAGCTTTACGTGAAATGCGACGAGTAGACGAAGAAATGAGAAAACGGGAACGAATGGAAGAAGAGCGAAGACTGATGGAGGATAAGAAAGCTCTTGAGGACAGTCAAAG CGCACAGTACAATGGTATTGCTGGGATGGAAGCTGG aaaaGCACAAGAAGAAATAGCTGCATTGTCTCAAATGGCTGAGCAATTAAACTCAAAGATGGCAACGACAGAATTACAGTCCGTTGATCTAGAtaatcttttttcatttttatctgATGTTCAGTCGACTAAGAGTAATCAAATAATCGAAGAAATTGGCGAGAGAATGGACGAATTAGTTGAGGATTTAGATGCTGAACTAGAAAGTGTGATACAAATGGAGATGGAAATGATTGCTAAATCAGAATCAAAGATGTCTAATTTAAATTCACCAGATGACAAACGTAATGGAACACCTAGTGCAGGAAAACTAGGTCAACCAAGTTTACCAGAACCAACAGAACCACCTCCTCCACCACCACCGCCACCACTTCCCCATACGATTAACGGTGACTCGTCATCAGAAACTGGAGAACCAATTTACGAATCAGTGTTACCGAGAGATGAAAATGAATCAACTAGTCCTATTATTATAAACGGTAATGCTAATCCACTAGTTAATGGTGATAGTTGTGGATCACCCCCACCAGTTCCAGCGAGCAAAATTATAAAGGAACCATCAATTGGTAGTCCACCGTCTCGACCGGAATCAAGAAATTCAAGTAATCATCATTCACATCAAAATCATCACCATCACCAATTGACACCACAACAGAGTCACGATCAATTATCACAAGTGACCCAAGTACCGCCAATTTCGCAAACTCAACAACCCGTTGAACGTGAGCAGCGCCGAAAATTCCGAGTTGAAAGAAAACTAATGGAGCTTGAAGAAAAGAAAGAACCAGTAGAAACTGAAGTAACGTATCATGATATTGTTGAGTTTGCTCAGAATTACTTCAACAGTCATGAACGTTCACCAGAAGGTACAATTATGGCGACTTTGACAAGAAAATCAAGAGGTAAAAGTATTGAATTTGTACCCAAATATGAAATGGTGACTTACTACAAAGGATCCAGTATTCCTAATTCTCATATCCACATGTATGATCCTGACAACGTTAATCTCGCATGCTCAATCTTTCGGGACCTCTGCAAATATCTTCGAGGTGAAATGAAATTAGAACAAGAGATTACAACTATTCAAACAATAATTGGTCATGGTATAGAACGAGAAGAACTTCGTGATGAAATATTAGTTCAATGCATGCGTCAAGCCACAAATAATCCCAACGCAGAATGGTCTGAACGTGTATGGCTGTTGCTCTGTTTAGCTATAGTTGCATTTCAACCAAGTAAACTTTTGTACAAATATTTTGTTTcctttttaaagaaaaatcttGCACTCGAAGGTAAACTCAGACAATATGTCCAATGGTGCGTAGACAATTGCAAGAATACAAAGGTCTCTTGTCGACAGTATCCGCCATCAACAGTTGAAATTGCAGCAATGCGGCGACTCGGTACAATTGTTTGtagatttttctttctcgatGGTAGAACTAAAGCTATCGATGTTCATCCCACAGATACTGCAGCTGATGCAGCAGCAAAACTTGCCGAAAAGCTGGGTCTTAGATCTCTCGAGGGTTGGGCAATTTACCAAAGCCGGCCAGATGGCGAGGAACACGTTCGTGCTCATGATTATCTTTATGACGTGATTGCAGCTTGGGAAATGAAACAATGTAAGCTCAACACATCTCAATCTTCATTCTCGACACTTAGAAGAGGCAGTAATCAAACTCTCGGTAGTGGTGACAATCGTTTTGTCTTTAAACGTCGATTATTCCGTAATACTAGAGAATTATCTCAAGATCCAGTTGAAGTAAATATGTTATACGCTCAAGCAGTTTATAATGTCGTTAAATGTGACGATTTTCCAGTTTCTGAAAAAGTCGCACTTCAACTTGCTGGTCTTCAAGCTCAAGTTGCTCTAGGAGATCCTAAAGACAACGATCGTCTTGATTATTACAGTGAGGTAGATAGCTTCTTACCTTATCGTATCAGTCGAGCTCGTGGTGATGATGTCTGGGTACCAATAATTGCCCAAGCTCATAAACAATATGGTGCAGGTCGTTCTGAACTTACTGCTAAAGTTTTATATCTCTCATGTGTAATGCAGTATCCTCTTTATGGTACTACCATGTACAATGTTACTTATAGAGGATACTGGTCCTATGGTAATCAATTGATTCTTGGTATCAATTGTGATGGTCTTATGTTAATAAAACCCGAAGATAAATTTGTCCTTGCGGAATATCGTTATCAAGATGTCGAAAGTATTATGCTTGATCCAAGTGATTCTTTTAtaactttatcattattaagacACAATCCAGACAGTTCTCACAAATGTTTTGTCTTTGAAACaccacaaaaaaatgaaattggtAGTTTAATTGTAAGCTACTGTCCTGCACTTGCAGGATGGATTACTGAAAATGAAGCACCAGCTAAAAAAGTTAAAGGTATGACAAATGAAGATCGAATAAGACTTTAtcataatttagttaattgtCGTCGAACTCTAGTCGATTCAGATGTATTAAGAAAACCTCAAGATACTGGTGGTGGTTTTATTCGTAATACATTACGTCGTTTATCAAAACACCGAATTGAAAAATTACGTCAAGAGCATGGAAGTAATACAGATCATGGTGAAACATATAAAGGATTTCCTCACGTTTATTGGGCATTTAGTAGACAAACAATACCACAGAGCTTAACTAAATTACCAGACTCTGAAGAACAAATATCTTTGAATGTCTTCCAATTGATTTTAACTTACGCCGGACTTGGCCAAAATGGTGATACTGTTCGTAGTGTTGAAGATGAACATGTTAATCTTATTCAAACAGTTATGGAACGTTGTATGAGAAAAGAAAGTCTTTTAGGTGAAATGTatcttcaattaataaaacaaacaaCAGATCATCCAGATCCAAATAGTCGCGTTAATTTAAGACATTGGGCTCTATTGTCTCTTGCTTGTTCAGTTATTTTGCCACCGCAAAAAATAatacgaaaatatttaatcgctCATTTAAAACGATGTGCAAGTGATTACGTAACTGAGGAAGGTAAATATGCAAGATTTGCTGAAAAGTGTTTGTACAAAACTCAAGGAACTAGAAGAAGACAATGGCCACCAAGTCGTGAAGAAATAATGTGTACTATTAATCGAAGACCAATTTATGCTCGTTTTCACTTTATGGATGGCCAATATCATGCTGTTGAATTTCACCCATCAGCTACTGCCCGTGATGTCATGGAAATAATTAAAGCTAAAATAGGACTTCATGAATCTGCATTAGGATATGCTATTTATGAAGTTCTTGGAGTAACAGAACGAGCTCTAGTTCCTGAAGAAAAATTAGCTGATGTCATGTCAAAATGGGAGCGATATAGAACAGCAAGTGCTAATCAACAAGGACAACAAGTACCAAGAAAACACGGACATCATTTGTTCCTTTTCAAAAAACATTTGTTCCTTGATCAGTACATGAATCTTGATGATCCTGTAGAAAAAGAATTACTATATCATCAAGTTTTACATGATCTTCGTGCTGATAGATATCCAATTACTGAAATGGAAGCt GTAATGTTTACTGCCTTACAAGCACAAGTGGAACTGGGTGACTGTCAGGATATTCCAAATCATCCGGATTTACGTACTATAGCTAATCACTGCCTACCATCAAGAATAGTGCCGAATGTTTCTATCGAAGCAGTCATACAACATCATCAATCATTACGTGGTATGACACCATTTGAAGCTAAAAAATCGTTCTTAAATCTTATACAATCTTGGCCACTTCATAAAGCAACAATATTTGATGTAATGCAAtcatttacgtcaaattggcCTAGAGTTTTGTGGTTGGCCGTCGATCAA